The following proteins come from a genomic window of Candidatus Binataceae bacterium:
- the grpE gene encoding nucleotide exchange factor GrpE: MTKKHNDHEDGHQEHDPAHPHGHGHEHQHAQDPAGDGPVGDEAALRAELEAKDKELTELKDKYLRALADFENGRKRLRQQSEESAKLQKEAVLRDVLPIVDNLERALEAARGKSDANTIIQGVEMVVRSLLDFLRIHGVTPVAAVGQSFDPNLHEAVDHVESDSHAPNTIVAEFHRGYQIGDRTLRPARVSVAKGKGSNGGSTERNPGED, from the coding sequence ATGACCAAGAAACACAACGACCACGAAGACGGGCATCAGGAACACGACCCTGCACATCCGCATGGCCACGGCCATGAGCATCAGCACGCTCAGGATCCTGCTGGCGATGGGCCAGTTGGCGATGAAGCTGCGCTGAGGGCGGAGCTTGAAGCCAAGGATAAGGAGCTCACGGAGCTCAAGGACAAGTACCTGCGCGCTCTGGCGGACTTCGAGAACGGCCGCAAGCGGCTTCGCCAGCAGAGCGAGGAATCGGCCAAGCTGCAAAAGGAAGCCGTGCTCCGCGACGTGCTGCCGATCGTCGATAACCTCGAGCGGGCGCTCGAAGCGGCGCGCGGAAAAAGCGACGCCAACACGATTATCCAGGGGGTCGAGATGGTCGTGCGGTCGTTGCTCGATTTCCTGCGAATCCACGGCGTGACGCCGGTTGCGGCGGTCGGGCAGTCCTTCGACCCCAATCTGCACGAGGCTGTCGATCACGTGGAAAGCGATTCGCACGCGCCGAACACGATCGTGGCGGAGTTCCATCGCGGCTATCAGATCGGCGACCGGACACTGCGTCCGGCGCGGGTCTCGGTTGCCAAGGGGAAGGGGTCTAACGGCGGCAGTACGGAGCGAAATCCGGGCGAAGATTAG
- the dnaK gene encoding molecular chaperone DnaK, with the protein MAKVIGIDLGTTNSCVAVMEGGDPVVIANSEGSRTTPSVVAFTEAGERLVGQIARRQAITNPTNTVFAIKRLMGRRFEDAEVQKALKVLPYKVVKNDDGAAWVEIRGKKYSPPEISAFVLQKMKQTAEDYLGEKVTEAVITVPAYFNDSQRQATKDAGRIAGLNVLRIINEPTAASLAYGLDKKKDEKIAVFDLGGGTFDISILELGEGVFEVKATNGDTFLGGEDFDQRVIDYLADEFKKDQGIDLRNDRMALQRLKEAAEKAKTELSTVMETDINLPFITADQAGPKHLNIKLTRAKLEALCADLLDRLDAPCITALRDAGLKPTEINEIVLVGGMTRMPAVQERVKKIFGKEGHKGVNPDEVVAIGAAIQAGVLKGEVKDVLLLDVTPLSLGIETLGGVFTKLIEKNTTIPTRKSQVFSTAQDNQTAVTVRVFQGEREMAADNKILGQFDLIGIPPAPRGMPQVEVTFDIDANGIVNVHAKDLGTNKEQSIRITASSGLSEEEIKKMVREAESHAAEDHNRRLQAEARNKLDNLIYTTEKTLKDYGAQLDEASRKGVEDALAEAKTKLESKDPSEMNAAAEKLTAASHKLAEAMYSKTRPAGADGASADGGAQQQEGPQPGEQSQGPKDDVVDADFKEVK; encoded by the coding sequence ATGGCAAAAGTAATCGGCATCGACCTGGGCACGACGAATAGCTGCGTTGCGGTAATGGAAGGCGGCGACCCCGTCGTTATCGCGAACTCAGAAGGCAGCAGGACCACGCCCTCGGTGGTGGCATTCACCGAAGCGGGCGAGCGGCTCGTTGGCCAGATCGCGCGCCGCCAGGCAATTACCAATCCGACCAATACCGTCTTCGCGATCAAGCGCCTGATGGGCCGCAGGTTCGAAGACGCCGAAGTGCAGAAGGCGCTCAAGGTTCTGCCCTACAAAGTGGTGAAGAACGACGACGGCGCCGCGTGGGTGGAAATCCGCGGCAAGAAGTATAGCCCGCCCGAGATTTCGGCTTTCGTGCTTCAGAAGATGAAGCAGACCGCCGAGGATTATCTCGGCGAGAAAGTCACCGAGGCGGTCATCACCGTTCCGGCATACTTCAACGACAGCCAGCGCCAGGCGACCAAGGATGCTGGCCGGATCGCGGGGCTAAACGTTCTGCGTATCATCAACGAGCCGACGGCTGCGTCGCTCGCGTACGGCCTCGACAAGAAGAAGGACGAGAAGATCGCGGTCTTCGATCTCGGCGGCGGCACCTTCGATATTTCGATCCTCGAGCTCGGTGAGGGCGTCTTCGAGGTCAAGGCGACCAACGGCGATACCTTCCTCGGCGGTGAGGATTTCGACCAGCGCGTCATCGACTACCTGGCTGACGAATTCAAAAAGGACCAGGGTATCGATCTGCGCAACGATCGGATGGCGTTGCAGCGCCTTAAGGAAGCGGCCGAGAAAGCCAAGACGGAGCTCTCGACCGTGATGGAGACCGACATCAATCTGCCGTTTATCACGGCGGATCAGGCCGGCCCCAAGCATCTCAACATCAAGTTAACTCGCGCGAAGCTCGAAGCGTTGTGCGCCGACCTGCTCGACAGGCTCGATGCGCCTTGCATCACCGCTCTGCGGGACGCGGGACTCAAGCCGACCGAGATCAACGAGATCGTTCTCGTCGGCGGCATGACTCGTATGCCGGCGGTGCAGGAGCGCGTCAAAAAGATCTTCGGCAAGGAAGGTCACAAGGGCGTGAACCCTGACGAAGTCGTCGCGATCGGCGCGGCGATCCAGGCCGGCGTGCTCAAGGGCGAAGTCAAAGACGTCCTGCTGCTCGACGTGACTCCGCTGTCGCTCGGTATCGAGACGCTGGGCGGCGTGTTCACGAAGCTGATCGAGAAGAACACCACGATCCCGACGCGCAAGAGCCAGGTGTTCTCGACCGCGCAGGATAATCAGACTGCAGTCACCGTGCGCGTCTTCCAGGGCGAGCGCGAGATGGCGGCTGACAATAAGATACTCGGCCAGTTCGATCTGATCGGAATCCCACCGGCTCCGCGCGGGATGCCGCAGGTCGAGGTCACGTTCGATATCGATGCAAACGGTATCGTCAATGTGCACGCCAAGGACCTCGGCACTAACAAGGAGCAGTCGATTCGCATCACCGCTTCCTCGGGTCTTAGCGAGGAGGAGATCAAGAAGATGGTGCGCGAGGCGGAATCGCACGCGGCCGAAGATCACAATCGCCGCCTGCAGGCCGAGGCGCGCAACAAGCTCGACAACCTGATCTACACGACTGAGAAGACGCTCAAGGATTACGGCGCGCAGCTCGACGAGGCCTCGCGCAAGGGCGTCGAGGATGCGCTCGCGGAAGCGAAGACCAAGCTCGAGTCCAAGGACCCGAGCGAGATGAATGCCGCGGCCGAGAAGCTCACCGCCGCGTCGCACAAGTTGGCCGAGGCGATGTACAGCAAGACTCGCCCGGCTGGAGCTGACGGCGCCTCCGCCGATGGCGGCGCGCAGCAGCAGGAGGGTCCGCAGCCCGGCGAGCAATCGCAAGGTCCTAAAGACGATGTGGTCGACGCGGACTTCAAAGAAGTCAAGTAA
- the dnaJ gene encoding molecular chaperone DnaJ: MPPAQKRDYYDVLSVARGASEDEIKKAYRRLAIQFHPDRNPGNKEAEERFKECNEAYQVLSDAERRAQYDRFGHAAFQGAQGGPGGFGGFDFSQGFEEVFSDIFGDFFGTGRGRSRSRARRGDDLRYDLEIEFEDAARGIEKTIKFQRLTTCDACNGTRAKGGSGGAKQCPNCRGTGQVRTQQGFFSISTTCPQCRGEGQTISDPCPKCQGQGRVRKAESLAVKIPPGVDNGSRLKLRNEGEAGFGGGPPGDLYVVIHVKEHALFVRQDNDVVIEVPISFPQAALGTEMEVPTLDGKVNVKVPAGTQSGKVLRLKSKGIVDLHGYGRGDQLVRVIVETPRSLTARQRELLEEFAKLDGKAVNHPLSKGFVDKLKEMFG; the protein is encoded by the coding sequence GTGCCTCCTGCTCAGAAGCGAGACTATTACGACGTCCTCAGCGTTGCGCGCGGCGCCAGCGAAGACGAAATCAAGAAGGCCTATCGGCGTCTCGCGATACAGTTCCATCCTGATCGCAATCCCGGCAACAAAGAAGCCGAGGAACGTTTCAAGGAATGCAACGAGGCCTACCAGGTCCTCTCCGATGCGGAGCGGCGCGCGCAATACGATCGCTTCGGACATGCCGCGTTCCAGGGCGCGCAAGGCGGGCCCGGCGGCTTCGGCGGCTTCGATTTCAGCCAGGGCTTCGAGGAAGTCTTCTCAGACATCTTCGGTGATTTTTTCGGCACTGGCCGCGGTCGCTCAAGATCGCGCGCTCGGCGCGGTGACGATCTTCGCTACGATCTCGAAATAGAATTCGAAGACGCCGCGCGCGGAATCGAAAAAACGATCAAGTTCCAGCGCCTGACTACTTGCGACGCGTGCAACGGCACTCGCGCCAAGGGCGGCTCTGGCGGCGCGAAGCAATGCCCCAACTGTCGCGGCACGGGCCAGGTCCGTACCCAGCAGGGATTCTTCTCGATCTCGACGACCTGTCCGCAATGCCGCGGCGAAGGTCAGACGATTTCCGATCCATGTCCGAAGTGCCAGGGGCAGGGACGCGTCCGCAAGGCCGAGTCACTCGCAGTCAAGATTCCACCGGGAGTGGACAACGGCTCGCGGCTCAAGCTTCGCAACGAAGGCGAGGCCGGTTTCGGCGGTGGACCTCCGGGCGATCTCTACGTCGTAATCCACGTCAAAGAGCACGCGCTCTTCGTGCGGCAGGACAACGACGTTGTCATCGAAGTGCCGATCAGCTTCCCGCAGGCCGCACTTGGCACCGAGATGGAAGTGCCGACGCTCGACGGCAAAGTCAATGTGAAAGTTCCAGCCGGAACGCAATCCGGCAAAGTGCTGCGCCTCAAGAGCAAGGGCATCGTCGATCTCCACGGCTATGGCCGCGGCGATCAACTCGTGCGGGTGATCGTCGAGACGCCGCGCAGCCTCACCGCCCGTCAGCGCGAACTGCTCGAGGAGTTCGCCAAGCTCGACGGCAAGGCCGTCAATCATCCGCTCTCCAAGGGCTTCGTCGATAAGCTCAAGGAAATGTTCGGCTAG
- a CDS encoding nuclear transport factor 2 family protein: MNETDNVETVRRLYQLTNDGNLPAVLSLLADDVELFLYGSQRVPWAGHWRGRLGAERFLIAMGGVAEVRDHPDIIVGSGDSVIAVHRPVVRIRSTGRDGSFNCVHVWTLRSGLVVRMREYADTAAWEAAFDASGA, from the coding sequence ATGAACGAGACCGACAACGTTGAGACTGTACGCCGGCTGTACCAGCTCACTAACGACGGAAATCTTCCGGCCGTCCTAAGCTTGCTGGCTGACGACGTGGAGCTGTTTTTGTACGGCTCGCAACGGGTTCCGTGGGCGGGACATTGGCGCGGCCGTCTCGGCGCGGAACGGTTTCTCATCGCAATGGGCGGTGTTGCCGAGGTCAGGGATCATCCCGATATCATCGTCGGTTCCGGGGATTCCGTTATCGCCGTTCATCGTCCAGTGGTCCGAATCCGCTCCACCGGGCGCGATGGCAGTTTCAATTGCGTCCATGTATGGACGTTGCGCAGCGGACTGGTCGTCCGGATGCGAGAATATGCCGATACCGCAGCTTGGGAAGCTGCGTTCGACGCGTCGGGCGCCTAA
- a CDS encoding GlxA family transcriptional regulator produces MPPSADDAIIAAMKIVPRRKQAVRQILMVGFDDAQILDISGPLEVFSRTSRFMVDESIATESPYHVALTANRRGPIVTSSGLSLIAQSSIRDWSEPIDTLIVSGGRGVTEAVRDRELIRWITRMAPRVRRLCSVCTGAFILAEAGLLNGRSATTHWRWCEQLAANYPKVRVETDPIFVRDGKIYTSAGVTAGIDLALALVEQDHGRRVALAVARELVMFLRRPGGQSQFSVQLATQSADREPLRELQSYIVDNPGADLSVAKMAKRIAMSPRNFARVFVRETGITPAAFVEQTRIESARRRLEESNDGIEAVASDCGFGTRESMRRAFIRCLNVAPSEYRNRFHKSDAA; encoded by the coding sequence TTGCCGCCAAGTGCGGACGATGCGATCATCGCGGCCATGAAGATCGTTCCGCGGCGCAAGCAAGCAGTTCGTCAGATCCTGATGGTCGGATTTGACGACGCCCAGATTCTCGATATCAGCGGGCCGCTCGAAGTTTTCTCGCGCACCTCCCGATTCATGGTTGACGAGAGCATAGCGACCGAGTCGCCGTATCATGTCGCGCTTACCGCGAATCGCCGCGGACCAATCGTCACATCGTCGGGGCTTTCACTTATCGCGCAAAGCTCGATACGCGATTGGAGTGAGCCAATCGATACGCTGATCGTGTCAGGCGGACGCGGCGTGACTGAGGCGGTTCGCGATCGTGAGTTGATTCGTTGGATAACAAGAATGGCGCCGCGCGTGCGCCGCTTGTGCTCGGTATGCACCGGCGCATTCATCCTGGCCGAAGCTGGATTGCTCAACGGACGCAGCGCCACTACGCATTGGCGGTGGTGTGAGCAACTCGCTGCGAACTATCCGAAGGTTCGGGTCGAGACCGATCCGATCTTCGTTCGTGACGGAAAGATCTATACCTCGGCTGGCGTCACCGCCGGTATCGATCTGGCGCTCGCCCTCGTCGAGCAGGATCACGGCCGCCGCGTCGCACTCGCAGTTGCGCGCGAGCTGGTAATGTTTCTGCGCAGGCCCGGTGGCCAGTCGCAATTCTCAGTTCAGCTCGCTACGCAATCAGCCGATCGGGAACCGCTTCGCGAGCTGCAGTCGTACATCGTCGACAATCCCGGAGCGGACCTCAGTGTGGCAAAAATGGCGAAACGAATCGCGATGAGTCCGCGAAACTTCGCCCGCGTGTTCGTGCGCGAAACTGGAATAACGCCCGCAGCGTTCGTCGAGCAGACGCGTATCGAATCTGCGCGCAGGCGCCTCGAAGAATCCAACGATGGAATCGAAGCAGTAGCCTCGGATTGCGGGTTCGGGACGCGTGAATCGATGCGGCGCGCTTTCATCCGGTGTCTCAACGTCGCGCCGAGTGAGTATCGCAACCGATTTCATAAATCCGATGCAGCTTAA
- a CDS encoding DJ-1/PfpI family protein has product MDIAILIFDGITALDAVGPYDVLSNLPDTNVSFVGETKGIKRTSQGSLGLNADFSIGDIARTDILLVPGGFGEEQVRAKPAMLEWVRSIHANTRWTTSVCTGALILGAAGILKGLNATTHWSAREQLRSFGATPVKERVVEQGKIITGAGVSAGIDLALCLARRLAGDEAAQAIQVGIEYDPQPPFDGVFEHAPQGVLTYLMKRYEHRLNPAAARR; this is encoded by the coding sequence ATGGATATCGCAATTCTGATTTTTGATGGCATAACGGCGCTCGACGCGGTCGGACCCTACGACGTGCTGTCAAACCTTCCGGACACGAACGTATCATTCGTCGGCGAGACGAAGGGCATTAAGCGAACGTCGCAAGGCTCACTGGGGCTCAACGCCGATTTCTCGATTGGCGATATCGCTCGCACTGACATCCTTCTCGTGCCGGGAGGATTCGGCGAAGAACAGGTGCGCGCGAAGCCCGCGATGCTCGAATGGGTTCGATCGATTCACGCCAATACCAGGTGGACGACCTCGGTTTGCACCGGTGCCCTGATTCTCGGCGCGGCAGGAATACTCAAAGGCCTGAACGCAACTACTCACTGGTCGGCACGCGAACAGTTGCGTAGTTTCGGAGCGACGCCGGTCAAGGAACGCGTGGTGGAGCAGGGCAAGATCATCACCGGCGCGGGCGTTTCCGCTGGAATCGATCTGGCCCTCTGCCTAGCCCGGCGACTGGCGGGTGACGAAGCCGCGCAGGCGATCCAGGTCGGCATCGAATACGATCCGCAGCCGCCCTTCGACGGAGTATTCGAACACGCCCCGCAAGGAGTGCTCACCTACCTGATGAAAAGATATGAGCATAGGTTGAATCCGGCCGCAGCGAGGCGTTGA
- a CDS encoding VOC family protein, which translates to MNRFEEAKKFYSWLMLQIGYSRSFEYPQGGKRGIGFYNDAGSFWVQEAEAPFHRDSFHRHRVGLCEIAFLAESRAQIDSLASEIASHGGTVTDPPREYDYAPGYYSVFFTDPDGLKLELVHLPS; encoded by the coding sequence GTGAATCGATTCGAGGAGGCGAAAAAGTTCTACTCGTGGCTCATGCTGCAGATTGGCTATTCGCGCTCATTTGAATATCCGCAAGGGGGCAAACGCGGCATCGGTTTTTATAACGACGCCGGTTCATTCTGGGTCCAGGAGGCCGAGGCGCCATTCCATCGCGACTCGTTTCATCGCCATCGCGTGGGACTCTGCGAGATTGCCTTCTTAGCCGAAAGTCGCGCTCAGATAGACAGCCTCGCGAGTGAGATCGCATCGCACGGCGGAACGGTTACCGATCCGCCGCGCGAGTATGACTATGCGCCCGGCTACTACTCCGTGTTTTTTACCGATCCTGACGGCCTCAAGCTCGAGTTGGTTCATCTGCCGAGCTAA
- a CDS encoding Stf0 family sulfotransferase, with protein MSGKRRDLLFVVVGAQRTGTNLLREILNTNGDIAMLGEVFSPSTAPAHWANFLAMLPVAERPIVSANRARALLDKYIAFVDYRVRNHWIDGDKSDVSAIGLDIKYNQLRSLDPPDRQYDDTPFFIEYLRARDAIAIHIVRRNIIHCAISAMIAEQRGVWHDYVGMSIDGKYTIAPEECLVRARQIVRDRKAFLRFSTGVRVIDCSYEELVEQLDDAAEGERVRAPGPLMDIAKGFDVPFDFHPDVRLRKAINLPYSKLIANHAELVAALRNSDFADFASTVS; from the coding sequence CGGCGAGATTTGCTCTTCGTGGTAGTCGGTGCGCAGCGGACCGGCACGAACCTGCTGCGCGAGATCCTGAACACAAATGGCGACATCGCGATGCTCGGCGAAGTTTTTTCGCCCAGCACTGCGCCCGCGCACTGGGCAAACTTCCTGGCTATGCTCCCGGTGGCGGAACGCCCGATCGTATCGGCGAATCGCGCGCGGGCACTGCTCGACAAGTATATCGCGTTCGTCGACTACCGCGTTCGAAATCATTGGATCGATGGCGACAAGAGCGATGTGAGCGCGATCGGACTGGATATTAAGTACAACCAGCTTCGAAGCCTCGATCCACCTGACCGGCAATACGACGATACTCCATTTTTCATCGAATATTTGAGAGCAAGGGACGCAATTGCGATCCACATTGTGCGTCGGAATATCATTCACTGCGCAATCTCCGCGATGATCGCAGAGCAGCGAGGCGTCTGGCACGATTACGTGGGGATGTCGATTGACGGCAAATACACGATTGCTCCGGAGGAATGCCTGGTACGCGCGCGTCAGATAGTACGGGATCGCAAAGCATTTCTCCGATTCTCCACGGGCGTGCGCGTGATCGATTGCAGCTACGAAGAGCTGGTAGAGCAACTCGACGACGCGGCGGAAGGCGAACGCGTACGGGCCCCGGGGCCGCTGATGGACATTGCCAAAGGCTTCGACGTTCCATTCGATTTCCACCCTGATGTCCGGCTTCGCAAGGCGATTAATTTGCCGTATTCGAAACTAATCGCTAATCATGCCGAACTGGTCGCGGCATTGAGAAATTCAGACTTCGCCGATTTCGCGAGCACAGTTAGTTGA